The genomic region AGCCCGAATTGCCAGGCCGAGCCGATGGATGCGGAAGACCCGCTCTTTATCCTGTATACCTCAGGGTCCACCGGCAAACCCAAAGGGGTTCTCCATACCACCGGCGGCTATATGGTTTATACCTATCTTTCTTTTAAATATGTCTTTGATTATAAGGATCAGGATATCTTCTGGTGTACGGCCGACATCGGCTGGGTAACCGGTCACTCCTACATTGTTTACGGCCCCCTGGCCAATGGAGCAACCTCCATCGTTTTCGAAAGTGTGCCGACCTACCCAAAACCTGACCGGTTCTGGCAGATGGTGGAGAAGTTTGGGGTCAATATTTTTTATACCGCTCCGACCGCTATCCGGGCGGTGATGCGCGAGGGAGATCAGTGGCCGAACGGAAGAGACCTTTCCTCGCTGAGGCTCCTGGGCACGGTCGGTGAGCCGATCAACCCGGAAGCCTGGATGTGGTACCATAAGGTGATCGGCAAGGAGAAATGCCCCATTGTCGATACCTGGTGGCAGACCGAGACCGGTGGGATTTTGATTACACCCCTGCCCGGTGCCTGGCCGACGAAACCCGGGTCGGCCACCCTGCCTTTTTTTGGGGTGGAACCGGTGGTCTTGAAGGGAAGGGCTTCGGCCGATGAGGCGCCTATAACCGCAGGGATCAATGAAGGCGGTGAACTCTGTATCAAAAGATCGTGGCCGGGGTTGATGAGGACCGTCTACGGCGAGCCGGAGCGGTTTTTTAATACCTATTTTGTCCAGCAGCCCGGATTTTACTTCACTGGCGACGGTGCGAGAAGGGATGAAGACGGCTATTTCTGGTTGATGGGCCGGATCGACGATGTGGTGAATGTTTCCGGTCATCGGATCGGCACAGCCGAAGTCGAAAGCGCTCTTGTTTCCCATCGGGCTGTGGCCGAAGCCGCGGTCGTCGGTTTCCCGCATGCGATAAAAGGCGAAGATCTTTATGCTTACGTGATACTAAAAATCGGTTTTGAGGGAAGCGATCAATTGAAAAAAGACCTGGTCGACCATGTAAGAAAGGAAATCGGTCCTATCGCCTCCCCCGGAAAGCTCCAGTTTGTCCCCGGTCTTCCGAAAACCAGATCCGGTAAGATTATGAGAAGGATCTTAAGAAAGGTAGCCTCCGGCGACATCGGACAACTTGGCGATACGACAACCCTGGCTGATCCGTCGGTGGTCGACGACATTGTGAAAGGCAGGTTGTAAGCTCCAAACCGTCAACCATCGTCTGAGGCCTCACCACACCTCCGGACGGCTTAGATATCCAAAGCGGTCAGACGATCGTTTTATTTGTTCTCATCTGCCGGGCTGACCCCGTTCGCGACCCGGACGGGGTCAGCGCTTGCGATGCCTATTCAGAGGGCTATCAAGGGAGGACAAAGAACAATGTCAATAAAAGCCGATAAAGAGCCATCAAAGGCCTGGGTTGTAGCCTTTGCCGGGGTAGCCATTAACCTCTGCTTAGGGATCTTATACGCCTGGAGTGTTTGGAAAAAGGCCCTGGTCGACAAAACGAAAGCGGATGCCGGGGAGGTTATGACCGGAATCAACGCCGGTTGGGCCTATCTGACCGATACGCAGGGAACGGTGGCCTATTTCCTGTGCGGACTGATATTTGCCGTTTTTATGATTCCCGGTGGCAAGCTCCAGGACCGGTACGGGCCGAAAATAGGGGCCACATTAGGAGGCCTTTCCCTGGCAACGGGGTGCGTTGTCGCCGGCTTAATGAAAAGTTATTTTGGTTTGATTCTCGGCTTTGGAATTCTGGGAGGTATTGGTATGGGTCTGGGCTATGCCGCACCCACTCCGGCTGCCTTGAAATGGTTTGGACCTCACCGAAGGGGTTTAATCGCCGGTATAGTGGTCGGCGGCTACGGAGGTGCAGCCCTCTATATCGCCCCTTTGGGACAGTTTTTTATCGAAAAATATGGTATTTCAGGCAGCTTTATCGGTTTGGGAATCATCTTTGCGGTAGTGGTGATCATTGCCGGGCAGATGTTATCCCAACCCCCTGCAGGTTATATCCCCGTCGGGCCGCCCCTTGGCCAAACCAAAAAAGCCCTTACCACCACCGCGGCTGCCGATTATCCCCCGACCGAGATGCTATCCAATTGGCAATACTATGCCCTGGTTTTAATGTTTATCGGCAGCGCCCAATCGGGTTTATTGGTTATTGCCAATGCCGCCCCTCTTTTGGCCAAGACCGCCGGGAAACTTGAATTTTTTGCAAAAAACGCTTGGATCATAGCGGCCTTTGGCGGTATGGTCAATGCCCTCGGCCGGGTCGGTTCCGGGCTTTATTCGGATAAGATCGGGCGGAGAAACGCCTATACCATCAATCTACTGGTATCGGCCGTATTTTTGTTGGCTACCCCTTTTATCATCAATGCCGCCAGCATACCCCTTTTGTTTTTGGCCACCGGAGTAGCCTATTGGCAATATGGGGGAGGTCTGTCGATCATGCCGGCTTTCACGGCGGACTTCTTCGGGTCAAAAAACCTGGGGGTCAATTACGGGCTGGTATTTCTCGGTTGGGGATTGGGGTTTTTAATGCCTTTGGTGGCCGGATTCATTAAAGACCGTACCGGTTCCTATTCCCTGTCATTTTATATCTCGGCGATAATCCTGATCATAGCGGTGATCCTTTGCCGCTTCCTCAAGAAACCGGCCAAGGCATAAAGAAGTTCGGAGTTGAGAGTTCGGAGCTTGTTGTTAGAGGTATTTTCTAATTACTCCGAACTCAAAACTCCATACTGGTCAGAGACCGTGTAAAGGGAAAACCGTTTTCTGGATATAGTCCACCACTCTTCGGGCTTCCTGAAGGGCTTTTTCTTTGGTTTCTCCTTCACTGAGGTAAGGATAGTCATAAAGACTGCCGACCTCCATTTCCGGCCCGAACATCATCCCTCCGACCAGGCCGGCAAATTCGTCTACCGGTACAACCTGATTCAGAATAGCCCAGGCCAGGGTCCAGCATCGGGCGGTGCGGTAGAGATCATAGCCCCCACCACCAAGTCCGAGTACCTTGGGACAGAGTTCCTGGATAGCCCTGACTGTTCGCTGATAGCCGTTATTGGTCAGCCTTAGATGGGTCATGGGGTCGGAAATCAAGGTATCGGCCCCGAGCTCGGCTATGATAATATCCGGTCTGAAAGAGCGGACCAGCGGCGGGACAACCCCATCAAAGGCCAGGG from Deltaproteobacteria bacterium harbors:
- the acs gene encoding acetate--CoA ligase, whose translation is MAEITSMMEETRQFPPPKEFVDQSYIKSRQEYEKMWKESIEEPEKFWGAAASELFWFKKWDRVNEEDFAKGKLAWFLGGKTNLAYNCLDYQIEKGKGEKVALIFQGEPDEDVRKFTYQDLFKEVSKFANVLKKKGVQKGDRVAIYVPMIAELPMAMLACARIGAIHTIVFGGFSAESLRDRILDAGAKVLITANGYWRSGRQVSSKANADAAVNYCAKQGHQVKTVVVVKRLENFDVPMTAGRDTWWQDEMNAPDISPNCQAEPMDAEDPLFILYTSGSTGKPKGVLHTTGGYMVYTYLSFKYVFDYKDQDIFWCTADIGWVTGHSYIVYGPLANGATSIVFESVPTYPKPDRFWQMVEKFGVNIFYTAPTAIRAVMREGDQWPNGRDLSSLRLLGTVGEPINPEAWMWYHKVIGKEKCPIVDTWWQTETGGILITPLPGAWPTKPGSATLPFFGVEPVVLKGRASADEAPITAGINEGGELCIKRSWPGLMRTVYGEPERFFNTYFVQQPGFYFTGDGARRDEDGYFWLMGRIDDVVNVSGHRIGTAEVESALVSHRAVAEAAVVGFPHAIKGEDLYAYVILKIGFEGSDQLKKDLVDHVRKEIGPIASPGKLQFVPGLPKTRSGKIMRRILRKVASGDIGQLGDTTTLADPSVVDDIVKGRL
- a CDS encoding OFA family MFS transporter, which gives rise to MSIKADKEPSKAWVVAFAGVAINLCLGILYAWSVWKKALVDKTKADAGEVMTGINAGWAYLTDTQGTVAYFLCGLIFAVFMIPGGKLQDRYGPKIGATLGGLSLATGCVVAGLMKSYFGLILGFGILGGIGMGLGYAAPTPAALKWFGPHRRGLIAGIVVGGYGGAALYIAPLGQFFIEKYGISGSFIGLGIIFAVVVIIAGQMLSQPPAGYIPVGPPLGQTKKALTTTAAADYPPTEMLSNWQYYALVLMFIGSAQSGLLVIANAAPLLAKTAGKLEFFAKNAWIIAAFGGMVNALGRVGSGLYSDKIGRRNAYTINLLVSAVFLLATPFIINAASIPLLFLATGVAYWQYGGGLSIMPAFTADFFGSKNLGVNYGLVFLGWGLGFLMPLVAGFIKDRTGSYSLSFYISAIILIIAVILCRFLKKPAKA